The proteins below come from a single Xenopus tropicalis strain Nigerian chromosome 9, UCB_Xtro_10.0, whole genome shotgun sequence genomic window:
- the LOC100495333 gene encoding serine protease 27 encodes MGQLILCSLALLIIATGPSHIWAYSGCGKPIIPNRIVGGQDSEPGEFPWQLSLRRNGLHICGGSLIDSQWAVSAAHCFAQPFSASEFQVNLGAYQLSVPSGILMNVDSIHIHPTFKGIGNSGDIALIKLASPVTFTDLIMPVCIPTPEVVFPNGINCTVTGWGTIRYLVNLPYPRTLQKVQVPIIERTTCDQLYHVDNPSLPASQSLIMWDMICAGYKAGGKDACQGDSGGPLVCPWNGSWILAGIVSWGFGCAVPNRPGVYTSVPAYSAWLQEYIPGFQLTPAQIPPPNHSGTLASSLEILIFSLLLNKLLG; translated from the exons ATGGGACAGCTGATATTATGCTCTCTTGCCCTTCTTATCATAGCAACAG gtCCCTCACATATCTGGGCATATTCAG GATGCGGCAAGCCTATCATACCAAATCGTATTGTTGGTGGTCAGGACTCAGAGCCGGGGGAGTTTCCATGGCAGCTGAGCTTGAGGAGGAACGGCCTGCATATCTGTGGGGGTTCTCTCATTGACAGCCAGTGGGCCGTCAGTGCTGCTCATTGTTTTGCACA ACCTTTCTCAGCCTCAGAATTTCAAGTGAACCTTGGCGCCTACCAACTATCAGTGCCTTCTGGGATTTTGATGAACGTGGATTCCATTCACATCCACCCCACGTTCAAGGGGATCGGTAACAGTGGAGACATCGCGCTCATCAAGCTGGCCAGTCCCGTGACATTTACAGACTTGATCATGCCTGTCTGTATTCCCACCCCGGAAGTTGTCTTTCCCAATGGAATAAATTGCACTGTAACTGGATGGGGAACCATCAGGTACCTAG TGAACCTTCCATATCCAAGGACTTTACAAAAGGTCCAGGTTCCAATAATAGAACGTACAACCTGCGATCAACTGTACCACGTTGACAACCCCTCGCTGCCGGCTTCTCAGAGCTTGATCATGTGGGATATGATCTGTGCAGGGTACAAAGCTGGGGGCAAGGACGCATGTCAG GGTGATTCTGGAGGTCCCCTCGTCTGCCCTTGGAATGGGTCATGGATTTTGGCAGGAATAGTGAGCTGGGGCTTTGGCTGCGCTGTTCCAAACAGGCCAGGGGTCTACACCAGCGTCCCGGCCTACTCTGCATGGCTTCAGGAATACATTCCTGGTTTCCAGCTAACGCCAGCACAAATCCCACCGCCTAACCACAGTGGGACATTGGCTTCGTCTTTGGAAATCCTCATATTCTCACTGCTGCTGAACAAACTTCTTGGCTAA